The genomic interval TAATTAGTAGCCTTAGGCAATGCCTAAGCTTGCTAATAGGAACCCCTTTAGTGAACATGCTAGTTGGATTGTCCTTAGTGTTCACTTGCTTACTTGTACTTCATTTTGGCCAATGATGTCTCGGATGAAATACACCTTGATGTTAATATATTTTGACCTCTCATGAAATATGGGATTCTTTATTAAATGTAGGGCACTTTGGCTGTCACAATATATTATGATGCTTTCTAAATTGAAGCCAAGTTCCTTAGTTAAACCTTTCACCCATATGGCTTCTTTAATTACTTCAGTGATTGCCATATACCCTGCTTCAGTGGAAGACAGAGCTTCTGCATTTTGCATGGTTGATTTCTAACTTATGCATCCAGCTTGAGCTGAGAAAACATAACCTGTAAGTGATCTCCTAGTGTCTATGCATCCAGCATAGTCATAGTCCACATACCCTGCAACTTCCTCTTTTGAATTGCAGCTAGCATATTAAGCTAACCTAGTGTCGAGGGTTCCTTTAACACCCCATTTTATCAAACATACCAATATAAAGAAGATTTCTTTTGAGAAATGAAACATACATGACCTGTTGCAGGGTCTTCATGACTCTATCATGATTCTTTAACAAGATTATTTCCACACCTTTGATCTCACAAGATTTGTTGTTCCCAAGAAGTGTGCCCCCGTGATTATCTGAAAGAGTCTTGAAAAGTTTTTTGTTTGGTGTCATATGAAATGAACACCCTGAATCTAGAATCCAATCTCCACCTAAATCTGAATTAGACATCACAAGTGCATCAAACGACACTACAAGTGCATCAGATGACTCACATCCATCTGCAACATCAGCAATTCCATGCTTCTTGGACTTGTGATGATTGTCTCTCTTCAGCTTAGCCTTCAAATTCAAACAATCGTCTCTAAAGTAGCCCTCCTTCTTACAGTAATAACATTTCTTTCCTACAACTCCATTAGAGCTTGACCCCCTGTGGAGTTTCTAGAATTGGATCTTGAATGGTTACCTTTGTAGCCATTTGAGTTCTGATTTCCCTTATATCCCCTCTTGGGAAATTTTCCCTTAACAATGAGTAATCTTTCCCCATTGGTCTCTACTTTCTCATCTCCTTTGTTTTGAACTTCTTTAGAATTCAATGTAGCATTAACCTCTGTCGTGGTCAGAGCTTCTTTGCCATAAAAGATTGTATTAACAAAGTGCTCATACATCTTGGGAAGTAAACTCAATAGGACTATAGCCTGGTCTTCATCATCGATTTTCACCCCAAGATTATTTAGATTAAGAATGATTTTGTTATAATCATCTATAggctttctcaatttttttgaCTCATCCATTCAAAGTGTGTACAACTTGTTCTTGAGATACGACTTGTTTGCAAGAGATTTCTTCATGTAGATTGAGTCCAACTTGTTCCAGAGACACAAGGCCTTGTCTTCATCTAAATCTTCCCTTAAAACCTCATCACCAAGACTGAGGAGAATGAAACTGTGTGCCTTGCCTTCTATctcaagtttcttcttcctgTCTTCAATCAATTCCATGGCTTCAGCATCAAGTGCCTCATAGATCCTTTGGTGAACCAGAAAACCTTTCATTTTGATTCTCCATAGGTTGAAATCATTCTTGGCTTTAGCTAGTTTTAGATTCATTTTACAAAGTATTTTAGAGGTGCATTTCAATTGATTATATTCATTTTGTgcagaattacgcttgttttctacttgtttcaagtttaaatagtaaaattcatattacaaaataaaaatgagaagaaaCATATTAAATGAAATGAATAGGATGAAATTAGCATATAATTTTTGTGTTTAATGTAAGTTATATGTGTAATCTACCACATAAGTGTAGGACTTTACCATATGATTTAGATTCTATATATCTTAACCAGAATATAGATTGAATTAGTTAATTCGCTATTACATGAAAATTGGAATtggaattaaattatattaggcTATAAGAAGTAGATTCaattgaaattaaatttaaacatTTCTTCATTTATTATCACCAGATAGAATtaggaatttaattatttggtaCTTAACTACAGTCCTCATTGGAATGATACTTTACTTTCACTATTATTACTTGTAAACGATACGTGCACTTGTGTATTAAAAAATTCACAACACTTGTCCACCTCAAACCTTGGTGTAGCCATTCAAACAAGTTCTTAATTGCTTGAATCTGGTTTTTAAAAGTTCGAATTTGATTCTTGAAATGTTGAAGATGAATCTTGATTGGTTGAAGGTGATTCTTAAACTCTAAACTCTGAGTTTTGATACCATTTGTGGTGAAAGATCACCCTCAAAACATTGTTGTTACAACAATAATGATGTTCAAGAACCTGTACCCGCCCGTGTAATGACTGAGTTAGCTAGGTTCACGAGTTGGTGAGTTGAACATTGCATTTATCAATATGGAGTTGGCGGATTAAGTTATGCGGTGAATAGTAGTTGATAAATAgatgtaaattaaatataatttcaactattttttcaattgaaaacctaaaaaaatattttgtttttaccatttattaaaaagtaaaagatatttaatttgtattAGTTTATCAATTACTAGTTACTAGGTCActgattttataataaaattaaataaaatataataaaaaaatcataaaattatattGAAGTATAATTTAAAGTCATATACATTTGAAAGTCATACATGACAAATGAGACAAATGCTAATTATCCTAAAATTAATATATGGTAATAGCATAGTATGTAATGATGAAGAAGAGTGTTAGTAGGTGGGTTGAGGAAAGGTAAGGAAATGACAAGTAATTAAAGTAAGCTTATTTCCATATTTGGTATCACAAATAAAATGagttgggaaatttgaattattatgATTGTTTTAATACAAAATTGGTTTGGAGAACATTTAGTGTaggtaatttttaaaataggaccaattttcaaaaaaccCCAAAATAGCCTTGTCAAAAATCCCAatccctttctctctcttccactcaaactctctctcggTCCCTCTTCCTTCATGCCCGATCCCAGCCCAGCCGCCTCACACAAGCGACTCCGACTTCGCCCAAACCCCAGCCACCTCACACAACCACCGCGCCGTCGCCCAGTCGACTCCGACCGAGACCCACACCCACTATCCGACCGTCATCACCGCCGCACGGAGGAGGAGAACCACCCAGGATAACCGCACCATGTCTAAGGTAATTCGGATCTGAGAAACCATTGGGGAAGaagggggtccgatgggtccgacggggtgggtccgatgggtccgacgggctgggtccgatggtcccgatgcatgggtccgatggtccgatgggTTGGGTTCGATGGTCCGATGGTCATGTTgggttgggtccgatggtccgatggtccgatttGTTAAGGTCTGATTGGAACGATAGGGTCCAATGGCTACCATATTGGGCCAATCGGACCCGAGGGGGTTTTTTATTTTCTGTCGTACGCGGTGGAGATCGTCGGGTCATAGGCGGTGGTGAGGGGGTGACGACGCGGTGGTTGTGTGAGGTGGCTGGGGTTCGGGCGAAGCCGGAGTCGCTTGTGTGAGGCGGCTGGGCTAGGATCGGGCATGAAGGAAAGATGGGAccgagagagagtttgagtggaagagagagaaaggaatTGAGATTTTTGACAAGGCTATTTTGGggtttttttgaaaatttgtcctattttaaaaattacctACACTAAGTGTTCTCCAAACCaattttgtattaaaaaatgcataataattcaaatttcccaatgAGTTTTATAGGACAAAAAGAACAGAAAGAAGAAAGTGTGATGTTAGAAGCTGGCGAGATCCTTTGCCTTTGCCTTTCCTTCCTATCCCTTTCTTTTCCTCTCATACATTGCCTTTAGACATTCTGAGAGAGAATGGTAAGTGGTAAGTGGTAACTGGTAACTGGTAAGGTAACCAAAGCTTCAACTCAAAATAGAGTTCTTTGTTTCAGACCAAAAGAAAGGAAAACAACAATGTCTACCAGTACTATTTCTCATGTTGCTCCTCAATTTTTCAAGAAACTCAGCAACCCTAAAaagcttttcttcaaaaataagtttgtaagtAAACTCTACTGATCTCTTCTCAATCAAGCTCACACACAATATTTAAATTTCCATACTTTTTAACTACTACTTTTACTAATACTACAACTACATATTTTGACATTTTTTCTGCAGTAAATTCCAAGAGAGTTTATGTTGAAGTTTGGTCCTAATATAGACACTTCAACTAATCCAACAGTGTTCCTAAAAGTTCCAAATGATGGTGGAGCAACATGGAAATTCAAATTAACAAAATCTGAAGATGGACGTACTTGGTTGAAAAAAGGTTGGGCTGACTTTGCAATACATTACAACCTATTAAAGTCTGAAGATTGCACATTGTCTTTCATTTATCATGAAAACCAATCTACATTCCTTGTGGGCATACTTGATGCAAGTGGAATTGAGATAAGCTATCCAGTTACTAGTAATATTGATCATCAACAAGAGCTGTCCAAGAggccagaagaagaagaaaaagaaggagCTGATCAAGATCataacaacccttcttcttctaCATCACCACTTCCTTCTCTGAGACCAAGAAGAACTGAACAAGGACAACAACTGAGCAGAAAAGATTCAACCTTTTTACTTGAGCCTGCCAAGAAAACAGGTTtggttgttttgttttgttttgttttgttttgtttttgtatCTTTTGACTGATCTGTTGATTCTATTTCAGTTAAGTTTGATTTGTCAAATAAAGAATGTTCTATACAACCAAGGAGAAAATTtagaagaaaaaggaaattgAGGGGAAAATCAAAGGCTGAAGTTCTCATGAGAGCTAAAGATTTTAAATCTAAAGACCCTTCTTTCATAGTTCCTCTGCAACCAACCTATGTTAGAGCTGGGTTTAGTATGGTAACACATAAGCTTCTTTAATGTTGATTTTGTAACTAtacattgaaaatatttatcatATTGACTTGACTCTCTGATCTTCTTCATGTTTTGTCAAGAATGTTCCATTTAAGTTTGCAAAAACTTACCTGGGTAAGTCCCAAGATGTGATCCTTAAGGTTGAGGACGGGAGGACCTGGCCTGTTAATTTCTCTTATAGACAGTACAGAGGTTGTTCGAAAACTGCATTTGGTTGTGGTTGGAAAGAATTTGTTCAAGATAATGATTTGAAAGTAGGTGATGTTTGTGCCTTTGTTTTGAAAAAGAGCATTGGAATAATATTATTCGAAGTGGTTATATTTGATGAAAATGGAAGAGCAAATTCTCCTGTGTTATCATCAGGTAAACAAGAACTGAACTctattattctataataataatgTCTTGATCGTTATCTTCAcccttaaaatattaaaatgttagaagaagaagaagaagaagaatctgATCAAGATGTAGATGAAGACGAGAACCGCTCTCTACAGAAGCTGAAGAGAAAAATGACAAATAATGGTGAATACACAACTGATGAGCCTGCCAAGAAAACAggtttgtttgttttgtttttgtgaATACTAAATATTAGTGCTTATAAATCTTAACattatttgttaaaaatattACAGGAAGGTTTAAACTTTGTGCTAAAAGGAGTGATGGTATAGTTGGAGAATCTGTTAATCGAAAGAAGAAGCAGATTTCAACTTTGTCCTCCACTCAAAACTTCAAATCCAGAAAACCATATTTAAAAGTTGCATTACAAGAGACACATCTGCAACTTTATCACATGGTatgttttttttacttttttacgaTTTTCcaacaacacgaaaacaacaagataactacataaaaataacatgaaaataacatctaaattaatttcaaaataacaataaaaaaatcaacaacaaattaataagagtagaccgtattttctgtaaataaaataaaaaaaatcgtaaaaatatataaaattccgtgaaaccgtattttttttttaattttttttgttatttttgtgtatttgtgaaatgaTCTCTATATTTTTAACcatacttgttttttttttttccatttgttGAATGGTGAATTCTAGGTGTTAGAAGAAGAATTTTGGAGACAAAATATCGGTGATGGAAAATGTGAACATGATGTTACTCTATGTGTTCTTCCAGAGAAAACGAAATGGCATTTAAAACTCCACATTAGTAGCCAAGCTACACCACCAAGAGCTTGGTTTGACAAAAGAGAGTGGCAGGAATTCATTGAGAAcaatgatttgaaaattgaGGATGTCTTAATATTCGAATTGATCGAAAAAACTGAAGAAATCATTGTGTTCAACATTATCATACACCGAGTCACCCAACAAAGCCAACAATTACAATCTCATCAAGGTTAGTAACTTAATGATTTCTTGTTGGGGTAAATATTTTTAGTGCTAATTCTATATACACTTTGTTGGTATGATCAGAAGTTGAAGGCAACAATATGATATCTGAAACCAACTCCAAAGATGACACCAGCTGCCATGCTAGTAAAGACAAGCCTTCATCTTCAAAGGATGGCCAATTTTTCGGAGAAGGAACGGAACAATGCTGTTATCCTAGTTTCGAAGTGAAATTGGGAGAatctgtaaagtccttttttggcaagttaggtgacaaaataatttttccttttttatggtaagattgctatgcattcattttcgaaatcttacctcttttattcggttattagctgccattttccttgtttggaaagttgcactttcagctgaactttcctttgttgaaaacttctcaaaagagaaggaattctcttttggaaagttgtattttttagggaaaccttgtttattgccttttccttattgatttcgattgtatcttgatacaatcagaatatctaatctgttttttaagtgggaatcaagcattgaaagaagatcggacccgattttagtaagtttcccgtttctgggtagatctgcttcgtcagcaaccgaatctgatgtagcagatcgtgtttcttttggaaagtttttgtacagctgctaattcgaacttgtggttgcctctttggtttctatgatctataaatagagcctagagagcaaccattcgaattacctcttccattattcattttttgcatttatcatttgtgagaagagagtgtttctttgttttgtgagagcctagttgttcacctaggttctagttgttctatttctgttcttactctatcctagaggttgtgaagaactacttgacagaacaagagattggtcttcgggagaagacttgataaagccttacttcgggaggaagtaagcacttggtcttcgggagaagacttgctaaagccttacttcgggaggaagtaagcactcacacttcaaagacgaagggagttcgggcttgaaggtgtttcaagaagtcagattcataaagtggattacaaaggattgcggcaatactttagagggagtctaaacttgtttaagtcaattgtctttgtaattttgatactttattaattgatttcattctctgggcgtggccccgtggactaggagtgttcgggagaacactgataccacgtataaatctcttgtgtcaagttatttatttttctgcaaatattttatattctgcctgtttcgttttgctgtagcagaattactttctgctgctgcaaacgcttacagtttttatattttcttatatacaactgacatttgcaaaaacacggtttttcaattggtatcagagcgggacactaaactcttagtgtggtcctataacgtttttgttagaatgccattttttgcagaaggaagttctatttctagaccaccattgcttaatgactctaactatccttactggaaagttagaatgagagccttcatcaaatctcaagatgagaaggcgtggagaatggttctatcaggttggtctcctccagttgagacagattcttcaggtaatactattataaaatctgaactggaatggtctattgaagatgataaactatctgcctacaatagcaaagccttgcatgctatctttaatggtataggtgagggttacattaaacttatatcatcttgtgtttttgctaaggaagcttgggagattcttcaaactcagtttgaaggaacttctgatgtgaaaagatctagatttatcatgcttcaaactaaatttgatgagcttagaatgtctgataatgaaactttaattgaattctatgaaaaattgtctgacattgctaatgaatattttgctcttggagaaaagcttcgATGACtcgttcttgtgagaaaaattgttagagttcttccgtaaaggtttgatacgaaacttttggcaatggaggaagctaaagattttagcactatgaaagtggaagaattgatgggttccttacgtacttttgaattaaatcaacagattaaacaaaaggacaaacccaaatccattgctgataaaggtaaaagtattgctttgaaagttgctgataatgaaaattctgatagtgaatgtgatgatgagattgctttattaactaagaattttcagaaatatatgaaaaagatgggaaataaaaagaatatttcgaaaggttcaaaaggtaatactttcattaaaccttctgtctctaacaaaaagggaattcagtgcagggaatgtgaaggttttgggcatattcaatctgagtgtgcaaacactttgaaaaagaataagaaaagtttcaatgtcacttggagtgatgatgaaaccgaaagtgatgaagatattactgaaaatgtcgccctaacctctgttatgactaatgtgttgtgtgattcacaggtgaaagatagattggtatgtctgaataataccaccaaacaagaggaatcagattcagatgagtctgaaatctgtgaagaatctcttgctgaatcatacaaagtcatgtatgaaaaatggattcaggttgcttctgaaaatagagagttgaataaattgaataaaaaattgtctcatcagattgaaatgtgtgagttgaaaataaaagaatatgagacaagtgtttgtgataaagatgataaaatctctctattgaagaaggaacttgaaaactttaagaaaaatgttcaaatgcttaatcctggatcttctatttttgaaaaagctcagaatgcaggtcagagaggttttgcaggccttggttctaatggaatggaaagttctggagtcacgaagtttgtaaaatctagtgttccaacgaatcaccgtGAGGCTACAAACTCGCCGTAACAGCTTTCACGCTGTACCGTGGCAAGAAGAACAAattttctgatgctgcaaaatctccaggattttcgaaaaaggtaaaatctcaggtaaaaagatttgttcccatttgtcatttttgtggtagaaaaggacatatcagacctaaatgtttcacattgaacaacctgtttaaaacaaattattttgataatttgaaaaaatctcaaaagaaacataaaggcttgaaacaaatatgggtgaaaaagaagtgtctagctggtttttctgataaaactgctgcatctcaaatgtggtattttgacagtggttgctctagacatatgacaggtgacaaggattttttgactaacattcggcctatgcaatgtggagaagtcacttttggtaatggcttatctggaaaagttgttggtatgggaactctaaattttgaagggttacctagactgaaaaatgtgatgttagttgaaggactgatggctaatttacttagcatcagtcaaatctgtgatcaagggtttactgtttcttttgatagtgatcattgttatgttctgaatgatgacaatgaatgtatcttgcaaggatttcgatccaatgataactattacactctaacccctgtgtttacttgtcactcagctatcaacaacaccacagatctgtggcatgccaagcttgagcatattaattttaaaaacctgaaaaaactgtcaaatgcaggtattgttcgaggtcttcccaagcttggtaaggaaagtgaaggtaagtgtgaaccgtgtcaacttggaaagcaattaaaaatcactcacaagcctgtgtctgatatcaatacctcaaaggtattggaattgcttcacatggatcttatgggtccaatccaagttgaaagtttgaatggtaaacgatatatctttgtgtgtgttgatgatttctctcgttttacttgggtagatttcttaagagaaaaatctgacacttttgatgcctttaaaactctttgtctgagattaagagttgagaaaggttgtaatattgggaaaattgttcgaattcgaagtgatcatggtaaggagtttgaaaattctgtgtatgatgatttttgcaagtctacaggtataactcatgaattttcagctcccaaaactcctcaacaaaatggagttgttgagaggaagaatcgaactttgcaggaaatggcaagagtgatgttaaatagcaagaagttgacaaagcgattatgggctgaagctattaacacagcttgctacataataaacagagtgtttattcgtccaggtacctcaaaaacatcttatgaaatctggaaaggtaagcgccccaatgtaagtcattttcatgtttttggatgtgtgtgttatgtctatagagatcgtgagcatattggtaaatttgatgctaaaagtgatgttggtgtgtttattggatattccttaaacagtagagcttatcgtgtttataacatgagaactcaaactgttttggaatcagctaatgtggttgttgatgattttagagatttttcagagttttccacagaagccaagatagatagtctcatggatactcctccaaaagttgtaacagcagatcctgatgcagcagaacccattgctggtgctgcaaatgacgaatctgcttctgcaactgaaactggagaaccagaaccgcctatcttgactcatccaaacatcattactgattctattcagaaagaaccaagcaccagagtcaaactgaatcatccaaaagatctcatccttggaaatcctgaagaaagcatggtaactcgcagaaggtatattaatttaatcagctttctttgctttgtttctcaatatgaaccgaaaaatgtgaaggaagccatgacctttgaggaatggctcaatgcaatgcaagaggaactcaaccaatttgttcgcaacaatgtatggattttggtccgaagaccaaaaggtataaatgttattggaacaaagtggttgtttaaaaataaaagtgatgagttcggtacaattgtaagaaacaaggctcgtttggtggcacaagggtacactcaggtagaaggtattgattttgatgaaacttttgctcctgttgcaagattagaatcaatacgtttacttttatgtattgcttgtattctcaatattaaattgtttcaaatggatgtgaaatctgccttccttaatggtattttgaatgaggaagtttatgttgagcaaccaaaaggattcgaagatcctcaatttccagaccatgtatacaaacttgaaaaagctttgtatggtctgaaacaagctcctcgagcttggtatgaaaggttgactcaatttttactttctcatggctatcacagaggtagtgtggataaaactcttttcatcaaacatataaaatctgattttatcattgctcaaatttatgttgatgatatagtttttggttctacatttaaccatgaagtgcaggtatttgttgatcaaatgaaaagtgaatttgaaatgagcatggttggtgagcttaatttctttctgggtcttcaagtgagacaaatggaaggaggtacatttgtatctcaaagcaagtatgctaagaaccttgtcaagaaatttggccttgaatcggctaagcaggtaagtactcctatgagcaccacactgaaattaacaaaagatgagaatggagtaaaggtagacactacactctatcgtagcatgattggaagtcttttgtatttaactgctagtcgtcctgatatatgttacagtgtgggagtgtgtgctagatatcaaagtaatcctatggaatctcatgtatcagttgtaaaaaggattattagatatgttaatagcactcctgattatggaatttggtactcgaaagataccaattcaaatcttgcttgttttagtgatgcagattgggcaggaaatgctgatgatcgaaagagcacaagtggagggtgcttcttccttgggaataatctagtatcttggcatagcaagaaacagaattccatctccttatccactgccgaagctgagtacatagctgctggcagttgttgcactcaactattgtggttgaaacaaatgttgattgattatgggtttgatttgggtgctttgactattttttgtgacaatactagtgccataaatatttccaaaaatcctgttcaacactctagaacaaagcacattgatataagacaccactttattagggaacttgttgaaaataaatcattgcaattagaatatgttgatactgaaaaacaattagctgatattttcacaaaggccctagatgcaagtcgctttgactccctcagaaaatctttgggagtttgcattgtttaattttatctgttcataATTCTGGTACAATAATATTATGTGATTCTTTTCTAGCTCTTAATCatctatcattgtattttgacaaatcatgtttatgcttttggtttataattagttaggatctctgtCTGATCATACCTTGTGATGTTGTgctaaaaggttcatgttactctctatgtgtgtctaggattaaataatgttcttatacagagttgagcaatttttgtttcagtcttgtcaggccccttgctggaatagagctacccatactgaggtgtgaaagccatctgatgagtaagctggaacattgtaattagcaactatgatgaggatgcactaccatagaaaagggctaccttcagtatggtgtgaaagcatccagttgcgggatcaaattgaaaaaggcgaaaatgaaaaatcttgccaaggacaatgatcctattttcactgcacacacctatgtctgacaagtgtgttcaaatctgtaagtctcctctattaaaattaaattgataatcctggttcacaattttcagtcacatgcatatctttttccacaacatcaattaagtatgattatttcatgagatactaattagttattttccttaaaagcataacatgtaattcattttgtcaattgtcaatgatatttgatttcctTTGCTTggttcgaatcacatatatttattgtacacattatactttattttcggttttattttaaataaataaataaaaaaaaggagggaggcgtgtgacttgcttcatgggttaagaaaatcttgtgcataaatggtaagtatcaacattcattctctctttgatttattatgatattttttcaagtaaagattaatctttatatggtaatgtgcctttattcttgaaagattgatttatttttggaaaaatttgttggcttttctagtttccttttattttttttaaaaaggggaaaggagttgagaagtgggcggtttcctcttttggttcatggg from Cannabis sativa cultivar Pink pepper isolate KNU-18-1 chromosome 4, ASM2916894v1, whole genome shotgun sequence carries:
- the LOC115712532 gene encoding B3 domain-containing protein Os03g0620400, producing MLKFGPNIDTSTNPTVFLKVPNDGGATWKFKLTKSEDGRTWLKKGWADFAIHYNLLKSEDCTLSFIYHENQSTFLVGILDASGIEISYPVTSNIDHQQELSKRPEEEEKEGADQDHNNPSSSTSPLPSLRPRRTEQGQQLSRKDSTFLLEPAKKTVKFDLSNKECSIQPRRKFRRKRKLRGKSKAEVLMRAKDFKSKDPSFIVPLQPTYVRAGFSMNVPFKFAKTYLGKSQDVILKVEDGRTWPVNFSYRQYRGCSKTAFGCGWKEFVQDNDLKVGDVCAFVLKKSIGIILFEVVIFDENGRANSPVLSSEEEEEESDQDVDEDENRSLQKLKRKMTNNGEYTTDEPAKKTGRFKLCAKRSDGIVGESVNRKKKQISTLSSTQNFKSRKPYLKVALQETHLQLYHMVLEEEFWRQNIGDGKCEHDVTLCVLPEKTKWHLKLHISSQATPPRAWFDKREWQEFIENNDLKIEDVLIFELIEKTEEIIVFNIIIHRVTQQSQQLQSHQEVEGNNMISETNSKDDTSCHASKDKPSSSKDGQFFGEGTEQCCYPSFEVKLGESIDEVQIPNDFVRKHFEEKPEAVKIQDKEKKFWEADLRWSSDQVILCDGWSKFARQNGLRPGDPCLFQMVSNEMDRIVLKVTVIFYV